The DNA region GATGAGCCGCGTAGGCGGGCCGGTGGGCTGGTGGCGGGGATGACCGTCCTCGCGCTGATCGTCGGCGGCGCGGCGGGGGCCGCCGGGGGATACCTCGTCGCCGACTCCCGGTCACCCGGCTCGTCGGCGACCGCGCTCGACGCGCCCAAGCCCGCGAAGCAGGCCTCGACCCCGGCGCCCGCCGGGTCGGTGGAGGCCGTGGCGCAGAAGGTGCTGCCCAGCGTCGTGCAACTCCAGGTCCGGGGTCGGTCCTCCGCGGGGGAGGGGTCCGGCTTCGTCATCAGCGGCGACGGCCTGATCGTCACGAACAACCACGTCGTCGAAGCCGCCGCCGACGGCGGGGAGATCGTGGCCGTCTTCCAGGACGGCCGCAAGGCCAAGGCCGAGATCGTCGGCCGCGACCCGTCGTCCGACCTCGCCGTCGTGCGGGCCGAGGGCGTATCGGGGCTCACGGTGGTCGAACTCGGCCGCTCCGACGACCTGAAAGTCGGCCAGAGCGTCGTCGCGATCGGCTCGCCGTTCGAACTCTCGGGCACGGTGACGTCCGGAATCGTCAGCTCATTGCGCAGGCCGACGCGCGCGGGCGGCGAGAACGGCAGCCAGGCCACCGTCATGGACGCCATCCAGACCGACGCCGCCATCAACCCCGGCAACTCGGGCGGTCCGCTGGTCGACATGCAGGGCCAGGTCGTCGGTATCAACTCCGCCATCTACAGCCCGCGATCCGGCTCGGGCGCGGGTGGCTCGGTCGGCATCGGCTTCGCCATTCCGATCGACCAGGCCCGCCGCACCGCCGACGAGATCGTCAAGACCGGCAAGGCCACCCAGACCGTCCTCGGCGTCAGCGTCCGCGACAGTCCCGACGGCGGCGCCCTGATCTCCGAGGTCGTCTCCGGCGGCGCGGGCGAGCGCGCGGGCCTGAAATCCGGCGACGTGATCACCATGCTCGACGAGCGCCGGATCGAGACATCCGACGCCCTGGTCGCCGCCGTCCGCTCGAAGGCCCCTGGCGACAAAGTCAAGCTGGTAATCGGCGACGGGGCGCGTACAGTCGAAGCAACGCTCGCGGGACAGGCCGTCGAGCCCAAATAGACACTCCGGTTCGCTGCCCCCGAACCGGACTGGGGCTCCTCGCAGGGGAGCCGGGCACAGGAGTCGCAAGCGGACGGATAGCAACCCTCGCCCGCCCGCTGCGGCTCCTTGTCACGTCGCATTCTCGGAGAAGGTCCCACGCGCCACCCGGCGCCCCGAGTTGGAGGCCGCCGTCATGCACGCCGGGGAGATCCGTTCCTCCGACGTCGCCGTCGTCCACGAGCACAAGCGACTCGGCCGAGGCATCGAACTCGCCATGCTCGCCGCAGAGTCGCAGGCGAGCGATATCGGGCTGGAGTTCCTCACAGGCGCACTCAAGGGCTCGCACGACCCGTCCGGGATTGTGTTCACGGTGCTGGCCGCGATGTCGGGCATGGAGCGCGAGTACATCCACGACCGCACCTTGGAGGGCCACGAGTCCGCCCGCAAGCGTGGCAAGACGAAAGGTGGCCCGGGCGTCACCGACGAGTCGATGCTGTCCATCGCACTCCACCTGCGCGAGCAGGAGATAAGCCTGCGCGACGTCGCCAAACGCCTCGTCATCACCACCGGCGCGAAGAAGGGCCAGCACCCCTCACCCGCCACCGTCATCCGAGTGATCGTCACGGCGGGGGTTGAAGACACCCGGCAGGCTTGGGCGGAGACGGCGCGGCATGGTCTCACCAGGGAATCGGCCCGTCCTCGGCCAAAAAGGCGCCCGCCGGGCCGTCCTCGCCCGCCGTCGCCAGGTCAACCGCCACGGCCGCGCCCTCCTCCGCCGTGCGTATCCCGGTGTGGCGGTTGAGGTCGGTCGCGCAGTAGCCGGGACTCACCGCGTTGACCAGGATCCCTTCGGCGCGCAGTTCATTGGCGTAGAGCGCGGTGATCGAGTTCAGCGCGCTCTTCGAGGTGCAGTAAGGGAGGAGGATCGAGGAGTAGGCGGACCACGGGCTGCTCGGGTCGGCCAGGTGGGTGAGGGAGCCGAGTTCGCTGGACATGTTGACGATGCGTGCGGCGGCGGAGCGGCGGAGCAGGGGGAGCATGGCGTGGGTCACCGCTATGACGCCGAACACGTTGGTCTCGTAGACCTGCCGAACGGTAGCGGCTGGGGTTTCACTCGGCTTTTGCGGTTCGGCGGCGATCGCGGCGTTGTTGATGAGGATGTCGAGGCGGCCGAACGTGGCGTCGATGTGCTGGGCGGCGGCCTGTACCGAGGTCTCGTCGGTGACGTCCAGCGGAACGAACCGTACGTCGGCGCCGCCCGCGCGAAGCTCCTCGGTCGCCGCCTCGCCACGCTCGGCGTTGCGGGCGCCGATCAGGACGGTGATGCCGAGGGCTGCGAGCCTGCGCGCCGTTTCCTTGCCGATGCCCTTGTTCGCGCCGGTGATCAGAGCAAGCTTCTGCGAAGTCGTCATGGCGCCCAGCCTCCCCTTACCCACGGGCGGCAGGGAAAGACCAGAAGACTCTGGATCTATAGTCCACAGATATGAGTGAGCTAGAGGTGCGGGAGCTGAGGTACTTCATCGCGGTCGCCGAGGAACTGAACTTCAGCCGGGCCGCGCAACGCCTGGGGATGGCACAGCCCCCGCTGTCGAAGGCGATCGCTCAGATGGAGTCCCGGCTCGGGGTACGCCTGCTGGAGCGCACCACCCGGCAGGTGAAGCTGACCAACGCCGGTCGGGTGCTGCTCGACCAGGCCCGGGTCGCGGTCGACGCGGTGCACGCGGCGGCCCGGCGAGCACGCCGGGCCGGTCAGCCGACACCCCAGCTCGTCGTGGCGGTCAAACCGGGAGGCGATGCCGGGCTGCTGCGGGAGATCCTCGCCGCCTACCGGGGAACGAGTCCGCACCTGCCGCCGCCTGAAGTCGTCGTCGGCGGCAGCGGAGAGCCGATCGCCATGCTGCGGGACGGCCGTGCCGACGTAGCGCTGCTGCGCAGCCCGTTCGACGGTCAAGGGCTGG from Alloactinosynnema sp. L-07 includes:
- a CDS encoding trypsin-like peptidase domain-containing protein, with amino-acid sequence MTDDRPGELGQEATPVSPWSAQAAWESGNLVGRVQGPDHQAFDPRSHGEQGPTRPGPDHGVGEVQGLAAPETGGRVVGVQGPDHPDSAGASAPVASTGSGGPEWPNDTPDREIGAPGSSVVESQPDDAPAEPDPAQAAPAPSAAYQPGAEPHPAEAASLFAAEPSGAESHPAEAAPALFAADQPGAQPHPAEAAPSLIAAERSAPAGSGADAAPASFTAGTATGSEQVLFGTAFTGHHSYAGQPVANPYAPPHVTQAAPTYRPPQHFPPQRPADEPRRRAGGLVAGMTVLALIVGGAAGAAGGYLVADSRSPGSSATALDAPKPAKQASTPAPAGSVEAVAQKVLPSVVQLQVRGRSSAGEGSGFVISGDGLIVTNNHVVEAAADGGEIVAVFQDGRKAKAEIVGRDPSSDLAVVRAEGVSGLTVVELGRSDDLKVGQSVVAIGSPFELSGTVTSGIVSSLRRPTRAGGENGSQATVMDAIQTDAAINPGNSGGPLVDMQGQVVGINSAIYSPRSGSGAGGSVGIGFAIPIDQARRTADEIVKTGKATQTVLGVSVRDSPDGGALISEVVSGGAGERAGLKSGDVITMLDERRIETSDALVAAVRSKAPGDKVKLVIGDGARTVEATLAGQAVEPK
- a CDS encoding SDR family oxidoreductase, with product MTTSQKLALITGANKGIGKETARRLAALGITVLIGARNAERGEAATEELRAGGADVRFVPLDVTDETSVQAAAQHIDATFGRLDILINNAAIAAEPQKPSETPAATVRQVYETNVFGVIAVTHAMLPLLRRSAAARIVNMSSELGSLTHLADPSSPWSAYSSILLPYCTSKSALNSITALYANELRAEGILVNAVSPGYCATDLNRHTGIRTAEEGAAVAVDLATAGEDGPAGAFLAEDGPIPW
- a CDS encoding LysR family transcriptional regulator, which gives rise to MSELEVRELRYFIAVAEELNFSRAAQRLGMAQPPLSKAIAQMESRLGVRLLERTTRQVKLTNAGRVLLDQARVAVDAVHAAARRARRAGQPTPQLVVAVKPGGDAGLLREILAAYRGTSPHLPPPEVVVGGSGEPIAMLRDGRADVALLRSPFDGQGLDFQTLVVEPRLAVLPAAHRLAGRRRLRLTDLNGEPIPRWKGAAPSSTAYHTGYDGAEAGDGHTGLAPADTPEGPLVSSVEQLLEVVALGQAVAFLSRSTTERHQRPDIAYRPVTGLSPSAVMVAWPETSRSTAVATFVQAAHDVATHHPDHMTALA